The Nicotiana sylvestris chromosome 6, ASM39365v2, whole genome shotgun sequence genomic sequence TAAGCAAATTATCAATCTTTaataaagattttttttataagagcactgtttgaccaaaaaatatgGATATTAGTTTTACTAATTAAAACTTGTATAAATGAGGGTAAATCTTTGTTAACAACAATATCCTTGAAAGAAATCCTATTAGTATATCGAATGACGTGCAGATTTGTTCTAATTTGAGTGATAACATGCAATAGTTGAGGGTCAAGAATCAAAATAGCAATAATGCAGCATTGAATGTGGATGAACAATAACAAATGATATTTATGTAAATAAATGCGAAAAAGTCACCCAAGACAGGATGAAAGTAATGAATATTCTTTTTGACAATGATGGGTAATGCACAATTCTTTGAATATTTGAATTATTCCCGGATCTGGTGGAAAAGTGCAGACAAAATTCTTAGCCAAAAGGTTATGTTTATATCCTTGTAATAAAATGTGATCCTCTCCTTTAAAGTCGACGAGTATTTTACCAATGAATCTCACACATTTCCTCGATCATTGCGCCTCTTTCTATTTACAGGGAACATGTTCTaaaaaggcaaaatacataagttaccccTCAACCTATGGACCAAATTCCTGTTACACACTTTCTGACCCCGAAAATCATTCTACACACTCAACTTTTTCAAAGTGTGTCTAATACACACCTTTTTTGATACGTGGCTCGCGCGTGCTTTAACAAAAATAATGAGCGCgtgtatttcttttattttccatttttatcaaataaAAAAAGTTTCCAAACTAATAATCTCTATCTTCTGTCTTACCCAAACTACTAGGACCCGCCTCCTTCCTCTCCGGCCTTCCCCAAACACCCATTCTGTTTCGTCTCTTCCtctgaaatttcaaaaattcGCAAAACTCATGGTAAATAATTTAAAGGAAGTGCTATAAATTTTGTTTAAAATTGTCTTTCAAACTTCTGTCGCTTCTTTTTCTGTCATTAAAACCCACAAGCTTTTTAATCTTTACATAaataaaaaagattttttttaatgttTCATGAGAATGACTAAAATTGTAAAATCCCAACTCAGTTTCCTTCCTATAAGGGTAGGTTTGAGATCTATTCATAATAAAGTTGTTTAATCCATGGAAATGAAAAATTGACTTTGATTTGTTTTGTTTGTGTGTAGTATGAGATCTGAAAATggaagagaaaaatgaaaaatataggAGTTGCAATTTCGGTTTTCATCTCTTCTATTCTCGGTCTTAGGTTTGCTATGGAGGAATCAATGCAAAATTGAATATGGGTGAAGCTAATAAGCAGTGGTTATGACTTTTTCCTTGTGGTGCCATCGACGTCGCACGACAGTAGAAGATGGAGAAGTTAAAAGGATTTTCAAATTGGGGGTATAAGagtaattttaaatattttcctttttaaaaataataatgacaCATGTCATGACTTTATTGGTGCGTGACATTACACATCTTTTGGTAAACTGGTCAAGAAAAAAGAGGTGTGTATTAGACATACTCTAAAAAGGTTAAGTGTGTAAGATAATTTTTTTAGTCAAaaagtgtgtaacagggatttggttCATAGTTTAAGGGGCAAGTTATGCATTTTGTCTTCTAAAAAATCCTAATAGTACAAGTGCAAagaatatccactagaatattctctttaataTCATATGTTAAAACTCGCCGTTATAATTCTGTCAAGGACACTCGACTTCGGCCTCGGTCCTTGACGACTTCGGCTTCAACCCTCATTGACTCTTCGATCACGACCTTCATAGTTGATTAGATAGCCTCGACCCTTGGCGCCCTGGGGATGCTTTACCAACATTATTTTGACTTTTATTCTAGAgatagattttgacccatacaagcACCATTAGCTAAATTAATTCTCAATATTTACTAATAAATGACCAAAAAACATTTGTCATAAAATTAACTATTTTTCGACAATATTTTCAGTTATATCAAACACACGTGACGTCTGTCTGTCCCACGTGCCTCCACTGCGCTGCaaaatctttttcatttttttctcattACTGCCCAAGACTTAACTTATTTGTATTTCAGTACTCAATTATCTACTCGCTACCTTTTCTTCTTCATATCGCCCGCAAGTCAACTCTCACTCACTGAATCTGAATCTGCCACAGATTAAGCTGTGAGTACCCATATGAACCCTTTTTAATTCTGTGTTTTCTAATTCAATTATTTGAACAATTTTACTGATTTACTTAATTGGGGTGAAACCAACCTCATTTGTGTAAAATACATGCATGTCTCAAGAATTATGTATATTTTGGATTTAATATTTATTATACTCATTTTTGTTAATATAAGTGACTGAAAAGTTTCCTCCTTTAGGGTAATTGCTAAGTTTTATTTGTACTTATGATTTGTGCTACATTTGCCTGAAATTAGAAAGGGGGTTTATTATACTCCTATATGTAAGTAGAACTGACTGAAAAGTGTGAAAGTCTCCTCCTTTAGGGTAATTAGCATGTTTTATTTACACTTATGATTTGTGCTACATTGGCCTGAAAATAAAAAGGATCTTTTGTGTATTAATTGGATTTTTAGAGCCATGCGGTTAGTTTTCATCTCTAGATATTCTTTGGGATTTGATATTTTTGTGTCCTTTGAAAATTtactctttcttttcatttttttttactaGCATTGCTTTTCCTGAGTTAGACACGTAGTTGTGTTTGGTACTATGGGAAATGTTTTGAAAATGATTTCCTGCAAAATGTTTTCACGGTTTTTGTTTGGTGAGTGCAAAATTTTTTCTGGAAAATATTTATTAAGGATTGATAGTAAGTGGCAAGAATTTAGCTAATGTTTTGCTTTGGAAATTCGATGAAATTTCTTAGTGTTAAAGATTGATAATAATGTCTAAGTGTTGGGTGGAGCAAGTATAAGGATTAAGAGTTGCAATATTTgtaaaggaaaatgttttatgCCGTAGGTGAAGAAATCATTTTTCCTTTTTGAGAGAAAATTTCTTCCATCATAAGTGTTGTCCAAAAACTTCATCATGGAAATATTTTATAGAAAAATTGTTTTCCTTCATGCCAAACATATTGGAGTTGTCTTTTTCATTAGAATGAAATACAGCTGAATAGAGTGGAAGGCCTAGTTGATTGATGACTTCCCGTTATTTCACTATGATTCTTCTATTCGCTTTTTGCGCCCCGTTTCCTTAAAAATGTAGCAGGTGTATGACAGtttccctttctattttttgATAGATCGTCCAATTAGTTTTCAACTAATCTTTACAAGTGAAGTAAGAAGGGAATTTGTAAACCGTGGAATAGCTCATCGAGTAACTCCACTCTTTCTGTTAATTGCAGATCACAGGAAAGGGTCCTCAAGTCAAGATTGAAGAAATGGTAGCCCAGGGAGAAGCTCACCCCTACGTTCCGCAGGATCTAAAATTGCCCGATTTTGTTCCCATATTCCTCTCACAGTCACACATTGTTGGTGTATATGGCCTCTCATCCTTCCTCGTTGTCTTGTTCATGTGGATACTCTCAGGTAATTATTCAATGATCATTGCATTACTTATTGCAAGCAGTTCACCCTTCTTTTTTCtgatataattttaattttagaaGCAGTTAGATTTCTCATTGTTCTTTTTCTGAAGTATACTCTAGTAACTGCGTAGAAGTAGAAACGAAAGAAGTTGAGTTGAGTATGAAAGAGTATTCTGGCAATTGATGCAACCTTGATCAAACATTTCATTGTTCAGAGTTCAAACAGGAAAGTATTTACTGCAAGATTATGCTTCCAGCTCCATGTTTTAAGATTCAAATGACTTCTTTGGTCAAGTTGTACTGTTTATCCCTCGCGAGGACTTCAAGCAGTCTTGACCTTTCATTCTTCAATTAAGCACATGCAACCCCTTGGTGTTGGTTTCATGTACCCAAAGTTTAGTAGTGTATGGTAAATGAGGGCAGAAAATAATGTGATGTTGGCATGGGATTCAGAGATTTCTTTCTCTACAAGTTTAGAAAAAGAGTTTGATCCAGCAAAAAGAATTCTTTACAAGCTCTGTACTATAAAGTTTCAGCTGCAATTTTTTCTATAAATTTCTACATGCTAAGTGCATCCTAGCTGCTTGTGTGGTGCTTTTCTTTCCCCCATTGTGTCCTTGCCTCGTTTTCTAACTTCATTTCTCCATCTTTTTACTTGATAGGGTTTGTTCCTAAAATATCGAAGACTGACAGGGTGCTCATGTGTTGGTGGATTTTCACGGGCCTAACCCACATGGTCCTTGAGGGGTATTTTGTTTTTACTCCAGATTTCTACAAAAAGACTACTCCGGTTTACCTTGCTGAAGTCTGTAAGTAACAATTTAGCAAGTCTTTCATCCAAACAAGAACAGTTTATTTCAATTAGGAAATGTTGTCGATTCGGCCTATAAAACTACCAACAAAGACAATATTTTGCAGGGAAAGAATACAGCAAAGGTGATTCAAGATACGTAGGGCGGAATTCTGGAGTTGTTAGTGTTGAAGGAATTACAGCTGTCATAGAGGGGCCAGCATGCCTTCTAGCAGTGTAAGTACTATTGTCGAGAGATTAGCTTCATGCACCTTGAGATTGGTAGAATTAATATGTTTATCctaaggggttgtttggttcaCATACTAGTTTATGCATGGATTATAGCGCAAGGTGTTTTATGTGGGTAACAACAATGGAGGGATTGTTATGCATTGAATAATAATGTAGGATTATTTTGTGGTGAGTGATAATAATACACGGAATAACTtgtcaaaaaagaaaataataccAGGAATATAAAGTATGGATTACTTGCTTTAagcatatttttgtctttaaatACTTTTATCCTCGTAATGCGAATACACTATTCTATTCCACATTCTATCCCTCAAAAAGTAACACATGAATTATTATTTCTTAAACACCATCCAAATGATGCATGCGGAGATTGCTTTTTCCAATTCCTTCAACCAAatattgtattattttatgtgaGAGTTGATGTTGGGATTATTTTTACTAATCCTTTCAACCAAACGATCCCTATAAGTATATGGACAGGGCATGATCATGTATTCATCTCTACTTCTATAAACCTCATTGTCTATTGTCATTGGGCAGATATGCTATAGCTGCTAAGAAGTCATACAGACATGTACTTCAAATAGCCATTTGTTTGGGACAGCTCTATGGCACGGCCGTATACTTCATAACAGCTATATTAGAAGGCGATAATTTTGCTGCAAGCCCCTTCTACTACTATGCTTACTATGTTTTCGCAAATCATTTCTGGGTTTGGATACCAACTCTCATAGTGATCCATTGCTGGAAGAAAATATGTGCTGCAGTCAAGGTCCACGAGCAGAAGACCAAGACCCGCTGAGGTGATTCTAAACTTTGAAATCCAAATGCCTCAACTGAATAACATTGTCACAATTTTCTTCTCCTGATTCTTTTTTATGGTTGTTGAATTTAATTGGCTGCATCAGAAACAATGCTGGAATATTATTTAGATGAGATGTCCTAAAAATCTGATCATTCCTGCAGAAATATTGTCATTCTTGCTTCACATCATTAAAAAAAGCAGTTGCATTTTGAAAACTAAGACCAAAGCTATTATATTTCTTTGTCCTCCGTCCATATTTCTTAGTTTAGCTTATTGTTTAAATACTACCGGGTTTcatgaaagaaaagataaaaatggtATGATGCCAAAATAAATTTAGCATTTTTGCAACTTGCAGTATTCATTAGTGCGGTAAATTCACTGTACATTACTATATTACATGTGTTAGACAACAGGGAAAATCTTCCTTATGATTTTTCCAGTGTGGACTGTCCTGTCCATCAAAaccaaacaataaaaaaaaaggatTGAAATAACAGTTCCCCTTACGAGGGTCTGTGACTTAGCCGTACATTTGACCTACCAGACGACCAACAACAAAAACATAGGGAGGGTAATCTGTTTccaaagatgaaaaacaaggtaGGAGTCGGTGGTGGCGAAAGGGGAAAAAAAGAAGATCTTGTTGAGTTACTGCCCTGGTACCGGTCATAGTTATCTGGTAGTACCATCTTTGTGGGAGGTAAGCAAATGTCTGATAGAATTGATAGTTGAGGTACACACAAACTAATTCGGACACCTCTTGTTGAGTTACTGCCTTGGTAGCGGTCATAGTTATTTGGTACTTATGTTTGTGGGAGGTAGCAAGTGTTTGATAGAATAGTTGAGGTACACACAAACTAATCCGGACACCTCTTATTGAGTTACTGCCTTGGTACCGGTCATAGTTATTTGGTACTTATGTTTGTGGGAGGTAGCAAATGTCTGATAGAATAGTTGAGGTACACACAAACTATAATCCGGACACCTCTTGCTGAGTTACTGCCTTGGTAGCGGTCATAGTTATTTGGTACTTATGTTTGTGGGAGATAGCAAGTGTCTGATAGAATAGTTGAGGTACACACAAACTAATTCGGACACCTCTTATTGAGTTACTGCCTTGGTACCGGTCATAGTTATTTGGTACTTGTGTTTGTGGGAGGTAGAGAAGTGTCTGATAGGATAGTTGAGGTATACGCAAACTAATCCTGACACCACTCTTATTGATAGAACTACAGAAGCTTGAAAAATCAAGCGGAAGGAAAACAACTATCGACCAGTCCTGTCTTCGTGGGGGTGGACGTGTGCATGGGTAAATGCATACCATGCAGCAGAAATATAAACCAGAAGACCAGACACCACCAGGACTATGAGGAAAGTAACTGAAACAATAGTAGATTTAGCCCCACAGAATAGCATCCCAGTCTTGATCTCAACCACAATCAACATAGAAACCATGAGAAACAACCACCACATAACAGGTAGTGAGAGATAATTAATACACATAACAAGTGAAACTGTGAAAGTAATAACCTGTAAGTAACATGCGGCAGCATATTAAATTGTAAAAGAGCAGCGTAGTGCATGAAGCATCCCGCGTTTACGCAGGGTGGGTCTGGGAAGGGCCGCACCCCAAGTGGGTGTGATGTAGGAGGCCTACCTGATACAAATATCAGTGGCTGATTTcacggctcgaactcgtga encodes the following:
- the LOC104234035 gene encoding probable 3-beta-hydroxysteroid-Delta(8),Delta(7)-isomerase, which produces MVAQGEAHPYVPQDLKLPDFVPIFLSQSHIVGVYGLSSFLVVLFMWILSGFVPKISKTDRVLMCWWIFTGLTHMVLEGYFVFTPDFYKKTTPVYLAEVWKEYSKGDSRYVGRNSGVVSVEGITAVIEGPACLLAVYAIAAKKSYRHVLQIAICLGQLYGTAVYFITAILEGDNFAASPFYYYAYYVFANHFWVWIPTLIVIHCWKKICAAVKVHEQKTKTR